DNA from Malus sylvestris chromosome 11, drMalSylv7.2, whole genome shotgun sequence:
CGTAAGGTGTCAATCATCGGTTCAAATCCGATAAGGGGCTTTGCTTTTTTTCATAAATCATAAAACTCCGACAATAGTATTCATATTTGAAATGAGAATAAAAATATTGTATCATTGGCAGCTAATCCTCTTGATAGTATGGTAGTGGCATCTAAATTTGCTATTTGATTTTGTCTTAAATCATAAAACTCTGACAGTAGTATTCATATTTGAAGTGCGAATAAAGATATTGTACGCTTAGCAACTAATCCTCTTGACAGCACGGTAGTAACATCTAAATGTACAAATGTTGTGGCCGGAGCAGGATCGGTCTGGTATCCCTTGCTAGGGCTTTATTGCATTCATTACCTGTGCATATGAGCTAAACCAGCACATGAACAAAAAAGGGAAAACTCTATATAGTTTTCTTGTAAGTCATATCAATATCTATAGTCTATTGCAAACAAAAATTTTCAACCAATACACattaatttcaatgtttaacaTCATATCAATAAGAACTTGGATTAGaaaacttaaatattaaaatcggAAATTATGTGGTGGTGGAGAGAGTTGGACCAAGTGgtggtggaaagaagagaggTTGACCCGGTGATGGTGGCCTAATGGGATACTTTGCAACTTGAGCTTTCACCCCTTCCAAACTACTAAAGTGCCATAAAAAAGTAGTTGTAAAAATCGATTGGGTTTATTGTACGGTTTGAAAGGGTGTTTGCCGCCCATAACGCCACTTGTAAAGTACTTGCAAAGCCTAAGGCTCCGTTAGTGTTCAaatcactgttctaaaaatccccgcctagcgccgcctaggcgctTAGCCCCAGCCCACcaccccgattaatgcctaggccccaACCCACCGCCTAGactgcctaggcacccgcctagcccgcctaggcacccgcctagacccgcctaggttgcaactcacttaaacaaaaaatacataactttcattttgcattttgtttttttccaataaattgtaagagacttgttgcatagttgaatgaacaaacattatatccttatttcacatgttttcattatgttccaatacttcatgatatatatgcattctattttgtagtttatgatgaaattatatatatttcaagtagaagcagacacttatttacatgaaatatgatagatttacttaaatccgccttgtccgcctaggcgcccgcctaggccccgcctagacgcctaggcgctaggccccagcccgccgcccgactagcgcctagcgacttttagaaccttggttcaAATATGCTGAAATTAAATATTCATTAGTACTGCCACTTAGTAATGCAATCCAgtggtattctttttcacttataagtgtgaggttttagattgcattcttgCTAATGGCGATTTTGAgcaacattattgctagtccattgtgagactaagctcaCCCCCTCCCCTTAATGTAGAAATATCGTTtgcacaaagaaagaaaaaaacattcatTAGtacttgaatgaaataaaggcaTTTAGTTCTTGTACAAGCCCAAACTTATTTTAATTCCAAACATCTTGTTCATTTTTTCTCCCCTCCTATTAGCTTGTCTATAAATGAAGGAAGAACATTATCTTCCATTAAAAGAGATGAATGATGAAAAATTGAtgaagtttattttattttattttattttcaaggcACTATGTCGTCGTTAATTTTTGTTAAGAAATATTAATCTTACTAAGTGGATAATTGCTCATTCCACATAAAGAACACATATTTCATAAAACTAATTAAGTTGATAAACTATTGCAACAACATCTTTTGGTGTAACTAGTTATTCCTTACCTCGGACCCGTAAGGCGTCAGCCATCAGTTAAAATTCGATAAGGGGCTTTGCTTTTTTTCATAAATCATAAAACTCCGGCAATAGTTTTCATATTTGAATTGAGAATAAAAATATTGTATCATTGGCAACTAATCCTCTTGATAGTATGGTAGTGGCATCTAAATTTGCAATTTGATTTTGTCTTAAATCATAAAACTTTGACAGTAGTATTCATATTTGAAGTAAGAATAAAGATATTGTACGCTTGGCAACTAATTCTCTTGATAGCACGGTAGTAACATCTAAATGTACAAATGTTGTGGCCGGAGCAGGATCGGTCTGGTATCCCTTGCTAGGGCTTTATTCCATTCATTACTTATGCATATGAGCTAAACCAGCACATGAACAAAAAAGGGAAAACTCTATATAGTTTTCTTGTAAGTCATATCAATAACTATAGTCTAttgcaaatccaaaattttcatccaaTACACattaatttcaatgtttaacaTCATATCAATAAGAACTTGGATTAGaaaacttaaatattaaaatcggGAATTATTTGGTGGAGGAGAGAGTTGGACCAAGTGgtggtggaaagaagagaggTTGACCCGGTGGTGGTGGCCTGATGGGATACATTGCAACATGAGCTTTCACCCCCTCCAAACTACTAAAGTGCCATAAAAAAGTAGTTGTAAAAATCAATTGGGTTAATTGTACAGTTTGAAAGGGTGTTTGCCGCCCACAACGCCACTTGTAAAGTACTTGCAAAGCCTAGGGCTCAGTTAGTGTTCAAATATGCTGAAATTAAATATTCATTAGTACTGCCACTTAGtacttgaatgaaataaaggcaTTTAGTTCTTGTACAAGCCTAAACTTATTTTAATTCCAAACATCTTGTTCATTTTTCTCCCCTCCTATTAGCTGGTCTATAAATGAAGGAAGAACAATATCTTCCATTAAAAGAGATGAATGATGAAAAATTGttgaagtttattttattttattttattttatttccaagGCATTAAGTcgttgttaatttttgttaagaAATATTAATCTAATTATGTGGATGACTGCTCATTCTACAAAAAGAACACGTATTTCATAAAACTAATTAAGTGGATAAACAATTGCAAACGCATCTTTTGGTGTAATTGGTTATTCCTTACCTTAGACCCATAAGGCGTAAGTCATCGGTTCAAATCCGATAAGGGGCTTTGATTTTTTCGTCAATAATAAAACTCCGGCAATAGTATTCATATTTGAAGTGCGAATAAAAATATTGTACCCTTGGCAACTAATCATCTTGATAGTACAGTAGTGGCATCTAAAtgtgcaattttattttttcataaatCATAAAACTCCAATAGTAGTATTCATATTTGAAGTGCAAATAAAGGTATTGTACCCTTGGCAGATAATCCTTTTGATAGTACGGTAGTAACATCTAAATGTGCAAATGTCATGGCCGGAGCAAGATCGGTCTGGTATCCCTTGATAGGGCTTTATTCCATTCATTACTTATGCATATGAGCTAAACCAGCACATGAACAAAGAAGGGAAAACTTTATATAGTTTTCTTATAGGTCATGTCAATAACTATAGTCTATTGCGAAtccaaaattttcatccaaTACACattaatttcaatgtttaacaTCATATCAATAAGAACTTGGATTAGaaaacttaaatattaaaatcgaGAATTATGTGGTGGTGGAGGGAGGTGGACCAAGTGGTGGTGGAGGGAGGTGGACCAAGTGGTGGTGGAAAGGAGAGAGCGCGTCCCGGTGGTGGTGGCCTGATGCCATAAAAAAAAGTAGTTGTAAAAATCGATTGGGTTAATTGTACAGTTCGAAAGGGTGTTTGTTGTCCACAATGCCACATGTAAAGTACTTGCTAAGCCTAGGGCTTGGTTAGTGTTCAAATCTGTTGAAATTAAATATTCATTAGTACTGCCACTTAGTAATACAGTCTAATGGTGTTCCGCTTCACTTATAAATAAGAGGTTTTAGATTCAAAACTtgtcaaaggtgaatttgaacaacattattactagtccattgtgaggttaaACTCATTCCCtctccttaatgtagataatatcattttgcacaagaaaaaaaaataaaccatTCATTAGtacttgaatgaaataaaggcaTTTAGTTGTTGTCCAAGCCCAAACTTATTTTAATTCCAAACATCTTGTTCATTTTTCTCCCCTCCTATTAGCTGATCTATAAATTAAGAAAGAACATCATCTACCATTAAAAGAGACGAATGATGAAGATTTGATGaagttttttgtattttattttattttcaaggcACTAAGTcgttgttaatttttgttaagaAATATTCATCTAATTAAGTGGATGACTGCTCATTCCACAAAATGAACACGTATTTCATAAAACTAATTAAGTGGATCAACCATTGCAACCGCATGCTTCTGAGTTTTGACTGCCTTATAAAATTTAGGtaatattattgctagctcataaTGAGACTTAGCATACTCCCTTACCCCACAATGTaggtaatatcgtttgttcaaataaaataaaataaaatatatatatatagggaattgttattggcactccaaaattctcattttccactccaaactttcttatttagaaagaaaaatacacttttgaggagtgtagaatgagatttttggagtgccaataacacttccctatatatatatatatatatatatataaattaagaGTAGGGTCGAGGTTGGACCTGTACTCTTTActaatgtgtgtatatatatatatgatatagcACTCTAAAGTACTCATTACTCACATCCATCACCTACTTGATATCTATATGGATAGAGTCATGAGAGTTGGTTCACTAGTCAGCTTTCTCCTATGCATTGCGTCTTTTACAGTTAGCTTATGCAAGGGGGACCTGTATGTGCCTTGCAAAGAACATGAGAGACAAGCACTCCTTCTGTTCAAGAAAGATCTTGATGATCCGTCAATTATGCTTTCCTCCTGGGGTGGTGCAAGCGATTGTTGTAACTGGATCGGTGTTGCCTGTGATAATTTAACCGGTCATGTCCATGAGCTCCACCTTGCTGGTAATTATGATCAAGAAACTGGTGAGGAACACGGTTTGGGTGGTAATGTAAATCCTTCTCTACTCAATTTAAAGCATCTCAGCTACTTGAACTTGAGCTACAATAATTTTGAAGGACTACAAATTCCTAGCTTTCTAGGTTCTCTTAAAGGTTTAAGATATCTTGACCTCTCGTATGCAGGGTTCAATGGAACCATTCCTCATCAGTTGGGGAATCTCTCGAGTCTGCGTTATCTCGACCTTTCTCACAACTTTGGTTCGATGGTCGAGAATCTCAAATGGCTCTCTGGTCTTTCTCTGTTGAAACATCTTGACATGAGTTTTGTAGATCTTACCAACGCATCTCATTGGTTACAAGCAAATACACTCCCTTCTCTGCTAGTCGAGTTACATTTGTCTAGTTGCGAACTTTATCACATACCAAGTGGTATTGCGAACTTGACAAGTCTTAAAGTTCTTTATCTGCACCGGAACCATTTCAACTCTACCATACCTAAATGGTTGTACGGTTTGGGCCATCTTGAGTTCCTCTTTCTTTCTCAGAATGCTTTCCATGGTGAAATTTCGAGTTCTCTTGGAAACTTGACAGCCCTTGTTGATCTTAAATTGCGTAGCAATCAGCTTGAAGGGGAAATCCCAAACTCATTGGGAAATCTTTGTAAGTTGACTGCTATTGATCTATCGTCGAACAATTTTTGGGGGAGGGTATCAGCAATCTTTGAAAGTTTGTCTCGATGTAGTTCTGGtcaaatatattatttagatttGTTGGATAATAATTTTTCAGGTCATTTATCTAATCAACTTGAAAGTTTCAAAAATTTACGTTATCTTTATCTTTCAAATAATTCAATATCGGGTCCCGTTCCAGTGTCTTTAGGAAATCTATCACTCTTAGAGGAGTTGGCCATTGATAACAATTCATTCGAGGGTGTTATCTCTGAAGTTCATTTTACTAATCTTACAAGATTGATTAACTTTTTTGCAAATGAGAACTCTTTGACTCTTAAAACCAGCCCAGACTGGCTTCCTCCTTTTCAACTTTCTATCTTGACTTTAAGTTCTTTGCATCTGGACCCATCAGAGTTACCTGCGTGGCTCAAGAGTCAAAAACATTTGTCCGCTCTTAACATGTCCAATACAGGAATTTCAGGTACCATTCCGATTTGGTTTTGGAACATTTATTCGAATGGTGCATATTTTGTGGATCTCTCGCGTAATCAGTTGTCCGGCGAGGTTCCAAACATAGTTTCCGCCAACTGGCCAAAACAACAGCGTTTCGATCCCCAAGTTTCAGGAATCCTAATTGACTTAAGGTCTAACCAGTTCAATGGTTCATTGCCTCTTGTGTCTTCGGCATTGTCTACACTtgatctttccaattcatcattTTCGGGAACTCTCTCTCACTTACTTTGTGATAGGAGCGATGTACCTAAAAACCTTCTTGTTCTTCATCTTGGCAACAATCTCCTCACTGGAGAAATTCCTGATTGTCGGTTACATTGGCCAAACTTGACAGTTGTGAATTTAGAAGACAACAATTTGATGGGGAAAATTCCAAGCTCTATCGGGGACCTACTTTCCCTTCGATCTTTGCACTTGCGCAATAATAAGCTATCTGGAGAATTACCTGTGTCCCTACAAAACTGTGAGCAGTTGTTACTTCTTGACCTTGGTGGAAACAAGTTTGCTGGAAGCTTTCCAATATGGTTTGGCCAAAGCTTGGTAGTTCTTAGTCTTCGTTCAAATCAGTTCCATGGCGCCATTCCTTATAAGCTCTGTAGTCTCACAAATCTCCAAATCTTGGACCTTGCGCATAACAATATTTCGGGAACGATACCCAGATGTTTCCAAAATTTGTCATCCATGGCCAATACCTTTTCAAGCGAAGGACCTACCAGTATTCAATTCTTGGATGCTTCTTTTTTCGGTTTTGGTCTTTTTGGGGAGTCCTACACAGAGACTGCAGTTTTTGTGACCAAAGGAAGAGAAGTGAACTATAACACAATGCTTCGGTTGGTCGCTAGTTTGGACCTTTCCAACAACATGTTAACTGGAGAAATCCCGGAAGCACTGACCAGTCTCATTAGCTTACAAACGTTGAATTTATCCGATAATCTTCTGACTGGAAGAATCCCTTCCAAAATCGGTGATATGAGAATGTTAGAGTCGCTTGATTTGTCCGTGAACCAACTTTGTGGCGAAGTTTCTCCAAGCATCTCAAACTTGACATTTCTCAATTATCTGAATTTGTCCTATAACAATCTGATAGGGCAGATTCCGAAAGGCACTCAGCTTCAAAGCTTTGATATGTCTAGTTATGCTGGCAATAAACTTTGCGGACCTCCATTGGAAGAGTGTCACAGTACAAAAGAGGCCATGCCACCGGTAGGTGATGAGAAGCACGGAGAAGGTCATTTACTTGAAGATGGCGGGTTCTATCTGAGTTTGGGGCTTGGATTTGCATTTGGGTTTTGGATTGTTCTTGGTTCATTGTTGTCTAATTTGCCGTGGAGCAATGCACTTTCTCAGTTCCAAAATATTATTGTGAAGAAGCTCTATGTTGTAATCGTTAAACGTCATTAATTATTCTGTGCAGATAGAGGGAGTTTGTGTGGTTTGTTTCTACTTTTTTGCTATACAAATAGAATGTTACACTGTTGTATGCTTCTTTGTTTCTAAATCTGGCATGTTTGCACAAATATTTACAAGAACAAAAATGAATAAGTAACTGATTCCGATTCTCTTCTTTTTAACCAGGCCATTATGTTCCACAGTTTGCACATTATCTAATAAAAAACTGAAGTTCAACCTGAAAGCAATAGCAGTAAGCAAATGAGATCGAAGAAGTGAAATGACTTGGGAGTTAATGTTTTTGACTAAGATATCATGGCACTGAATTCAATGTTGACATTCACTTACCAGCAGAGTGCTTGTGTTATCATGGTACCGAATTCGACCTTCGAAATTCAAAGCGTATTGTATTTCAAACCAATAATGTACATCTACATATTCTCACTAGTTCTTACTTCTTATGATGCATATAAACATATCATTCTTAAATTCTTTGATTGGTGGACGCTAAAAAAATTTGTATGTATCAGTTTGAGTTGAAGCATGCtcagtgtttaaaatattggtattgataaaaatatcgatatgcaaatttatgaaaatatcgATGGATATATTGATATAGATATCGTTGCCTTAGATAGAAATGACGGAAATTTGCTAAAAAAACGTGGACATTTAAAATGAAGCTTTaggaaaatataatatgaaagtttgtcgatattttaccgatatatTGGAAATATCGACGAAATCTATCGATTTTAGCCGAAATTTAAAAGTTTTTCATTATCTTGTGAAGTTTAGACTTCACATTCCCCTCCAtatcttttctttaattttttcaatattttcacaGAAATTAAATCGTATAGAAAAAAATTCACACACTGGGCACACCATATACTGCGTGAGGCAAGATATACGATCACCATTGGAAGATAAGGCAAGGCCTTTGCGATTTCCTAAAGAAAGTGATGCAGGACGAAGGAAATAAATATGGAATTTGTCAAAAGTCAGAATTATAGATTAACATACATCAATTCTCTTACttgaattcataaacatagaaatttagaatttccaagtagaaaaaaacttggaatttggga
Protein-coding regions in this window:
- the LOC126588668 gene encoding receptor-like protein EIX1 isoform X1, producing MDRVMRVGSLVSFLLCIASFTVSLCKGDLYVPCKEHERQALLLFKKDLDDPSIMLSSWGGASDCCNWIGVACDNLTGHVHELHLAGNYDQETGEEHGLGGNVNPSLLNLKHLSYLNLSYNNFEGLQIPSFLGSLKGLRYLDLSYAGFNGTIPHQLGNLSSLRYLDLSHNFGSMVENLKWLSGLSLLKHLDMSFVDLTNASHWLQANTLPSLLVELHLSSCELYHIPSGIANLTSLKVLYLHRNHFNSTIPKWLYGLGHLEFLFLSQNAFHGEISSSLGNLTALVDLKLRSNQLEGEIPNSLGNLCKLTAIDLSSNNFWGRVSAIFESLSRCSSGQIYYLDLLDNNFSGHLSNQLESFKNLRYLYLSNNSISGPVPVSLGNLSLLEELAIDNNSFEGVISEVHFTNLTRLINFFANENSLTLKTSPDWLPPFQLSILTLSSLHLDPSELPAWLKSQKHLSALNMSNTGISGTIPIWFWNIYSNGAYFVDLSRNQLSGEVPNIVSANWPKQQRFDPQVSGILIDLRSNQFNGSLPLVSSALSTLDLSNSSFSGTLSHLLCDRSDVPKNLLVLHLGNNLLTGEIPDCRLHWPNLTVVNLEDNNLMGKIPSSIGDLLSLRSLHLRNNKLSGELPVSLQNCEQLLLLDLGGNKFAGSFPIWFGQSLVVLSLRSNQFHGAIPYKLCSLTNLQILDLAHNNISGTIPRCFQNLSSMANTFSSEGPTSIQFLDASFFGFGLFGESYTETAVFVTKGREVNYNTMLRLVASLDLSNNMLTGEIPEALTSLISLQTLNLSDNLLTGRIPSKIGDMRMLESLDLSVNQLCGEVSPSISNLTFLNYLNLSYNNLIGQIPKGTQLQSFDMSSYAGNKLCGPPLEECHSTKEAMPPVGDEKHGEGHLLEDGGFYLSLGLGFAFGFWIVLGSLLSNLPWSNALSQFQNIIVKKLYVVIVKRH
- the LOC126588668 gene encoding receptor-like protein EIX1 isoform X2 — its product is MVENLKWLSGLSLLKHLDMSFVDLTNASHWLQANTLPSLLVELHLSSCELYHIPSGIANLTSLKVLYLHRNHFNSTIPKWLYGLGHLEFLFLSQNAFHGEISSSLGNLTALVDLKLRSNQLEGEIPNSLGNLCKLTAIDLSSNNFWGRVSAIFESLSRCSSGQIYYLDLLDNNFSGHLSNQLESFKNLRYLYLSNNSISGPVPVSLGNLSLLEELAIDNNSFEGVISEVHFTNLTRLINFFANENSLTLKTSPDWLPPFQLSILTLSSLHLDPSELPAWLKSQKHLSALNMSNTGISGTIPIWFWNIYSNGAYFVDLSRNQLSGEVPNIVSANWPKQQRFDPQVSGILIDLRSNQFNGSLPLVSSALSTLDLSNSSFSGTLSHLLCDRSDVPKNLLVLHLGNNLLTGEIPDCRLHWPNLTVVNLEDNNLMGKIPSSIGDLLSLRSLHLRNNKLSGELPVSLQNCEQLLLLDLGGNKFAGSFPIWFGQSLVVLSLRSNQFHGAIPYKLCSLTNLQILDLAHNNISGTIPRCFQNLSSMANTFSSEGPTSIQFLDASFFGFGLFGESYTETAVFVTKGREVNYNTMLRLVASLDLSNNMLTGEIPEALTSLISLQTLNLSDNLLTGRIPSKIGDMRMLESLDLSVNQLCGEVSPSISNLTFLNYLNLSYNNLIGQIPKGTQLQSFDMSSYAGNKLCGPPLEECHSTKEAMPPVGDEKHGEGHLLEDGGFYLSLGLGFAFGFWIVLGSLLSNLPWSNALSQFQNIIVKKLYVVIVKRH